In the Streptomyces formicae genome, one interval contains:
- a CDS encoding metallophosphoesterase, whose product MPVIAHVSDIHIDTDDGGHSVDRTRAVMTYLNDLPYDLDAVIVTGDVADHGTPAEYAAARELLASRHPLLVCPGNHDERAAFREHLLGEVPSAGPVNQSYVTDGFTLAVCDTSVPGEHHGRLDGETLDWLSALLTDTPPTRPALIAFHHPPVPLHTPYVDVIRQRDEHRLAELTARHPNVTAFLAGHAHTPAATTFANRPLLVAPGVVSTLRLPWEHQEHEGHHVHRDLPPAAAFHVLDEESRLTTHFRPVPLP is encoded by the coding sequence ATGCCAGTGATTGCCCATGTGAGCGACATCCACATCGACACCGACGACGGCGGCCACAGCGTGGACCGCACCCGCGCCGTCATGACCTACCTGAACGACCTGCCGTACGACCTGGACGCGGTCATCGTCACCGGTGACGTCGCCGACCACGGCACCCCCGCCGAGTACGCGGCGGCCCGCGAACTCCTCGCCTCCCGCCACCCGTTGCTGGTCTGCCCCGGCAACCACGACGAGCGCGCCGCGTTCCGCGAGCACCTGCTCGGCGAGGTGCCCTCGGCAGGCCCGGTCAACCAGTCGTACGTGACGGACGGCTTCACCCTGGCCGTGTGCGACACGTCGGTCCCCGGCGAGCACCACGGCCGCCTCGACGGCGAGACCCTGGACTGGCTGTCGGCCCTCCTCACCGACACCCCGCCCACCCGTCCCGCCCTGATCGCCTTCCACCACCCGCCGGTCCCGCTGCACACGCCGTACGTCGACGTCATCCGCCAGCGCGACGAACACCGCCTCGCCGAACTGACCGCCCGCCACCCGAACGTGACGGCCTTCCTCGCGGGTCACGCGCACACGCCCGCGGCGACGACGTTCGCGAACCGCCCGCTCCTGGTGGCCCCCGGCGTGGTCTCCACGCTCCGCCTCCCCTGGGAACACCAGGAACACGAGGGCCACCACGTCCACCGGGACCTGCCGCCCGCGGCCGCCTTCCACGTCCTGGACGAGGAGTCGCGCCTGACGACGCACTTCCGCCCGGTGCCGCTGCCGTAG
- a CDS encoding VOC family protein produces the protein MNTTPDTMPTTAPAPTIWPGLQANDAPALIDFLVGTVGFLRTAVYEDGDRVAHAQLDWPEGGGVMLGSYDPSAPEGTCGTPGTAGAYVVTDRVDELYERLVAAGVRVTTEIEDKPYGSREFGILDPEGNRWSFGTYRGEPRPGAAS, from the coding sequence ATGAACACCACACCTGACACCATGCCCACGACCGCCCCCGCGCCCACCATCTGGCCGGGCCTCCAGGCGAACGACGCCCCGGCCCTGATCGACTTTCTCGTCGGCACCGTCGGCTTCCTGCGCACCGCCGTCTACGAGGACGGCGACCGCGTCGCCCACGCCCAGCTCGACTGGCCCGAGGGCGGTGGCGTCATGCTCGGCTCGTACGACCCCTCGGCGCCCGAAGGCACCTGCGGAACGCCCGGTACGGCGGGCGCCTACGTCGTCACCGACCGGGTCGACGAGCTGTACGAGCGCCTCGTGGCGGCGGGCGTGCGCGTCACCACGGAGATCGAGGACAAGCCGTACGGCAGCCGGGAGTTCGGCATCCTGGACCCGGAGGGAAACCGCTGGTCGTTCGGCACCTACCGGGGCGAGCCGAGGCCCGGAGCCGCCTCCTGA
- a CDS encoding HAD-IIA family hydrolase translates to MLLLDLDGVVTIGDQALPHAVDALRAARTDGLSAVYVTNNDQRAPHAVAAHLTGLGVPAGAGDVVTAAQALARLAAADLPTGARVLTVGGEGLRAALLQGGLTPVASADESPLAVALGYTTALDWAALTEICHAVSQGLPYYSTCADPVLRTPRGLAPGVGAAVAAVTTATGRTPQVAGKPAPALHREATARGRADRPLAVGDRLDTDIAGAHAAGATTLLVLTGTTRPAELLGAQPGQRPTHIGRDLRDLLVAHPTVHGANDGFTCAGWHITHHPPTHHLTVTGEGRDPLDGLRALCAVTWAATDTGTHLPDPAPALARLGW, encoded by the coding sequence GTGCTCCTGCTCGACCTCGACGGAGTCGTGACGATCGGGGACCAGGCACTGCCGCACGCCGTTGACGCCCTGCGCGCCGCCCGCACGGACGGGCTGAGCGCCGTCTACGTGACCAACAACGACCAGCGCGCCCCGCACGCCGTCGCCGCCCATCTCACCGGCCTGGGCGTGCCCGCCGGTGCCGGTGACGTCGTCACCGCCGCGCAGGCCCTCGCGCGGCTCGCCGCGGCCGATCTCCCCACGGGCGCACGGGTGTTGACGGTGGGCGGCGAAGGACTGCGTGCCGCGCTGCTCCAGGGCGGTCTGACACCGGTCGCCTCCGCCGACGAGTCCCCGCTGGCGGTCGCCCTGGGATACACGACCGCCCTCGACTGGGCCGCGCTGACGGAGATCTGTCACGCCGTCAGCCAGGGGCTGCCTTACTACTCCACGTGCGCCGACCCGGTGCTGCGCACGCCTCGGGGGCTCGCCCCCGGTGTCGGCGCCGCGGTCGCCGCCGTCACCACCGCCACCGGTCGTACGCCCCAGGTGGCGGGGAAGCCGGCGCCCGCGCTGCACCGAGAGGCGACCGCCCGCGGCCGTGCCGACCGGCCGCTCGCCGTCGGCGACCGCCTGGACACCGACATCGCGGGCGCCCACGCGGCAGGCGCCACCACGCTCCTCGTCCTGACCGGCACCACCCGTCCCGCGGAACTCCTCGGCGCCCAGCCGGGACAACGCCCCACCCACATCGGCCGCGACCTGCGCGACCTGCTCGTCGCCCACCCCACCGTGCACGGCGCCAACGACGGCTTCACCTGCGCGGGCTGGCACATCACCCACCACCCACCGACCCACCACCTCACCGTCACCGGCGAGGGCCGCGACCCACTCGACGGCCTGCGCGCCCTGTGCGCCGTGACCTGGGCGGCGACGGACACCGGCACCCACCTCCCGGACCCCGCCCCGGCGCTCGCGCGACTCGGCTGGTGA
- a CDS encoding ABC transporter ATP-binding protein, which produces MRDGGVSGEAGLRAERVSREAGGRLVVDGVSIAPPEGATVGLLGPNGSGKSTLLRILAGVLAPASGVVTLDGRTLADTGRRAVARRIAVVEQHSDTQVELTVGDVVRLGRVPHRRAWSAPSPEDERAVRDALDRTGLTSRATQSWHTLSGGERQRVQIARALAQAPRELLLDEPTNHLDIQHQLDLLSLVADLPVTSVIALHDLNLAAMFCDRLLVLKEGRAYAAGTPDEVITEKLIAEVYGVRAVVTREAGALSVRFLRD; this is translated from the coding sequence CTGCGCGATGGGGGTGTCTCGGGCGAGGCGGGTCTGCGTGCCGAGCGCGTCTCGCGGGAGGCGGGCGGGCGCCTGGTCGTCGACGGGGTGAGCATCGCCCCGCCCGAGGGCGCGACCGTGGGACTCCTCGGCCCCAACGGCTCGGGCAAGTCCACGCTCCTGCGCATCCTCGCGGGCGTCCTCGCCCCGGCGTCCGGAGTGGTCACCCTGGACGGCCGCACGCTGGCCGACACGGGCCGCCGCGCCGTGGCGCGCAGGATCGCCGTAGTCGAGCAACACTCCGACACCCAGGTCGAGTTGACGGTGGGGGACGTCGTACGCCTGGGCCGCGTGCCGCACCGCCGCGCCTGGTCGGCGCCCTCGCCCGAGGACGAGCGGGCCGTCCGGGACGCCCTGGACCGCACCGGCCTGACCTCCCGCGCCACCCAGTCCTGGCACACCCTGTCCGGCGGTGAACGCCAGCGCGTCCAGATAGCCCGCGCGCTCGCCCAGGCCCCCCGCGAGCTCCTCCTGGACGAACCCACCAACCACCTCGACATCCAGCACCAGCTCGACCTGCTCTCGCTGGTCGCCGACCTCCCCGTCACCAGCGTCATCGCGCTGCACGACCTCAACCTGGCGGCGATGTTCTGCGACCGGCTGCTCGTCCTGAAGGAGGGCAGGGCGTACGCGGCGGGCACGCCCGACGAGGTGATCACGGAGAAGCTGATCGCGGAGGTGTACGGGGTGCGGGCGGTGGTGACGCGGGAGGCGGGGGCTTTGTCGGTGCGGTTCCTGCGCGATTGA
- a CDS encoding ABC transporter substrate-binding protein translates to MSSKAARIRKFALLCAGALALTACGGGAAQKTAGAGEKARGYPVTVASCGKKAEVKAPPRRAVSLDQGSSEILLSLGLADRMVGTGTWTDPVLKNLAKDNAGVERLADRYPSLERVLAKEPDFVSASFLYTVGKGGVADRAKFTELGVPVYVSPTDCAGKDNDGGGDGKRVKTLTMDTVYGEIRDLAKVFDVEKRGEKLVAGLKGRVAKATEDIDASDATLLYWFANSDAPYMAGCCGAPGIITRELGAKNVFDDTREEWPQINWETVADRDPDVLVIGDLTRKSQSAESAAAKIEFLETNPATRNLTAVKKKRYVLLSGQAMNPTIRTVDGIEQVAAGLRKFGLAQ, encoded by the coding sequence GTGTCCTCGAAAGCTGCCCGTATACGTAAGTTCGCCCTGCTCTGCGCCGGAGCGCTCGCGCTCACGGCATGCGGCGGCGGTGCCGCGCAGAAGACGGCGGGGGCGGGGGAGAAGGCGCGGGGCTACCCCGTGACGGTCGCCTCCTGCGGCAAGAAGGCCGAGGTCAAGGCTCCGCCGCGGCGCGCCGTCTCCCTCGACCAGGGCTCCTCGGAGATCCTGCTCTCGCTCGGCCTCGCCGACCGCATGGTGGGCACGGGCACCTGGACCGACCCGGTCCTGAAGAACCTGGCGAAGGACAACGCCGGGGTGGAGCGGCTCGCCGACCGCTACCCGTCCCTGGAACGGGTCCTCGCCAAGGAGCCGGACTTCGTCAGCGCCTCCTTCCTCTACACGGTCGGCAAGGGCGGCGTCGCCGACCGTGCCAAGTTCACCGAGCTCGGCGTCCCCGTCTACGTCTCGCCCACCGACTGCGCGGGCAAGGACAACGACGGCGGCGGCGACGGCAAGCGCGTCAAGACCCTCACCATGGACACCGTCTACGGCGAGATCCGCGACCTCGCGAAGGTGTTCGACGTCGAGAAGCGCGGCGAGAAGCTGGTCGCCGGGCTGAAGGGCCGCGTCGCGAAGGCCACCGAGGACATCGACGCCTCCGACGCGACGCTCCTCTACTGGTTCGCCAACTCCGACGCCCCCTACATGGCGGGCTGCTGCGGCGCCCCCGGCATCATCACGCGCGAACTCGGCGCGAAGAACGTCTTCGACGACACCCGCGAGGAATGGCCCCAGATCAACTGGGAGACCGTCGCCGACCGCGACCCCGACGTCCTCGTCATCGGCGACCTCACCCGCAAGTCCCAGTCCGCGGAGAGCGCCGCGGCGAAGATCGAGTTCCTGGAGACCAACCCGGCTACCAGGAACCTGACCGCCGTGAAGAAGAAGCGCTACGTACTCCTCAGCGGCCAGGCCATGAACCCCACGATCCGCACGGTCGACGGCATCGAGCAAGTGGCGGCGGGGCTGCGGAAGTTCGGGCTCGCCCAGTGA
- a CDS encoding HAD family hydrolase has product MAVRAKNKPALIGALGALAAAVLAGSALWPTSEANAAGSAAQTARAADSAAGELSHWPKPVAEKLGKVIAKNDHKGAYAVFDADNTTYRNDLEESLLPFLEMKGVLTRKTMDPSLKIIPFKDTAGHKESLYSYYNRLCEVDDQVCYPWAAQIFAGFTLKELKGYVDELLAYKKPIPAEYFEDGKPTKTEVKAPEFSRGMQQLYKTLTAHGIEVYVVSAASEDLVRMVLADPAYGYGVKPQNVIGVSMQLKDRRTGEVTSSRKEIAEGRFGEKDRAKLAKRELTPHLWAPLTWYEGKPAAINTYIDEWRKPILAAGDTPASDGPMLFHSADVAHGGVRVWVNRKDSYMKQLDGMKKENADRQRELGQKVTADKRWLTVTPDQIG; this is encoded by the coding sequence ATGGCAGTACGAGCAAAGAACAAGCCCGCCCTCATCGGCGCTCTGGGGGCGCTCGCCGCCGCCGTCCTCGCGGGCAGCGCGCTCTGGCCGACCTCCGAGGCGAACGCGGCGGGCTCCGCGGCGCAGACCGCGCGGGCGGCGGACAGCGCGGCCGGTGAGCTCTCGCACTGGCCGAAGCCCGTCGCCGAGAAGCTCGGCAAGGTCATCGCGAAGAACGACCACAAGGGCGCGTACGCCGTCTTCGACGCGGACAACACGACGTACCGCAACGACCTGGAGGAGTCCCTTCTCCCCTTCCTGGAGATGAAGGGCGTCCTGACCCGCAAGACGATGGACCCGTCCCTGAAGATCATCCCCTTCAAGGACACGGCGGGGCACAAGGAGAGCCTCTACAGCTACTACAACCGGCTGTGCGAGGTCGACGACCAGGTCTGCTACCCCTGGGCCGCGCAGATCTTCGCCGGCTTCACGCTGAAGGAGCTCAAGGGGTACGTCGACGAGCTCCTGGCGTACAAGAAGCCGATCCCCGCCGAGTACTTCGAGGACGGCAAGCCGACGAAGACCGAGGTGAAGGCGCCCGAGTTCTCGCGCGGCATGCAGCAGCTCTACAAGACGCTGACCGCGCACGGCATCGAGGTGTACGTGGTCAGCGCGGCCAGCGAGGACCTGGTGCGCATGGTGCTCGCCGACCCCGCGTACGGCTACGGCGTGAAGCCGCAGAACGTCATCGGCGTCTCGATGCAGCTCAAGGACCGCAGGACCGGTGAAGTGACCAGCTCCCGCAAGGAGATCGCCGAGGGCCGCTTCGGCGAGAAGGACCGCGCGAAGCTGGCGAAGCGCGAGCTGACGCCGCACCTGTGGGCGCCGCTGACCTGGTACGAGGGCAAGCCCGCGGCGATCAACACCTACATCGACGAGTGGCGGAAGCCGATCCTCGCGGCCGGTGACACCCCGGCGAGCGACGGCCCGATGCTGTTCCACTCGGCCGATGTCGCCCACGGCGGTGTGCGGGTGTGGGTCAACCGCAAGGACTCGTACATGAAGCAGCTCGACGGCATGAAGAAGGAGAACGCCGACCGGCAGCGCGAGCTGGGCCAGAAGGTGACCGCCGACAAGCGGTGGCTGACGGTCACGCCGGACCAGATCGGCTGA
- a CDS encoding FBP domain-containing protein translates to MKTLTEHDIRSSFVNCSKGEAKRLPLPKQLADIDHWDALDFLGWFDLSAPDRSYLVAERGDEVIGVTLRSPSAKRGFLRRSMCSLCLTSHPGSGVSLMSARKAGRAGREGNSVGLYICADLDCSLYVRGKKQPAPGGRMEESLTVEQQIERTRGHLDAFLERLFV, encoded by the coding sequence ATGAAGACCCTGACCGAGCACGACATCCGCTCCTCGTTCGTCAACTGCTCCAAGGGCGAGGCCAAGCGCCTCCCCCTGCCCAAGCAGCTTGCCGACATCGACCACTGGGACGCGTTGGACTTCCTGGGATGGTTCGACCTGTCCGCGCCCGACCGCAGTTACCTCGTCGCCGAACGCGGTGACGAGGTGATCGGTGTGACCCTGCGCTCCCCCTCCGCCAAGCGCGGTTTCCTGCGCCGCAGCATGTGTTCGCTCTGCCTGACCAGTCATCCCGGCAGCGGCGTCTCCCTGATGAGCGCCCGCAAGGCGGGGCGGGCCGGGCGTGAGGGCAATTCGGTCGGCCTCTACATCTGCGCCGACCTCGACTGCTCCCTCTACGTACGCGGCAAGAAGCAGCCCGCGCCCGGCGGCCGCATGGAGGAGTCCCTCACCGTCGAGCAGCAGATCGAGCGCACGCGCGGACACCTCGACGCCTTCCTGGAGCGACTCTTCGTCTGA
- a CDS encoding exonuclease domain-containing protein — MSTFVVFDLEFTSWPGALERDWSAAGQLREIVQVGALRLSEDLDVVEEYEALVRPVVNPELSAYFTGLTGIGQEELDREGRPPAEVLGDFLGFCKGQTVLSYGNDMVVLGENVGWARGRGDRIENSCLDAAFVNIRPWINSLAPATASSNVGRLWDVLGLPEPVVSGHGQEHSALFDCYSFAAALKHLCAGGASLPEGCL, encoded by the coding sequence ATGTCTACCTTCGTCGTGTTCGACCTGGAGTTCACCTCGTGGCCCGGCGCCCTGGAGCGGGACTGGTCCGCGGCCGGGCAGCTTCGGGAGATCGTGCAGGTCGGCGCCTTGCGGTTGAGTGAGGACCTCGACGTGGTCGAGGAGTACGAGGCGTTGGTCCGGCCCGTCGTCAATCCGGAGCTGTCCGCGTACTTCACCGGGCTCACCGGCATCGGGCAGGAGGAACTGGACCGCGAAGGGCGGCCGCCCGCCGAGGTGTTGGGGGACTTCCTGGGGTTCTGCAAGGGGCAGACCGTGCTGTCGTACGGCAACGACATGGTCGTCCTCGGGGAGAACGTGGGGTGGGCGCGAGGGCGCGGGGACAGGATCGAGAACAGTTGTCTCGATGCCGCCTTCGTGAACATCAGGCCCTGGATCAATTCCCTGGCCCCGGCCACGGCGTCGTCGAACGTGGGGCGCCTGTGGGACGTACTCGGACTGCCCGAGCCGGTCGTCTCCGGGCACGGGCAGGAGCACTCCGCCCTCTTCGACTGCTACTCCTTCGCCGCGGCGCTCAAGCATCTGTGCGCCGGTGGGGCCTCCTTGCCCGAGGGCTGCCTGTAG
- a CDS encoding AraC family transcriptional regulator: MGSQEFVRAVPRLDGMVVSAVGYRTAGQRPALHRGLPSPYLTVIFSLDGPIATGSTPDRATGGDAVRTDIVLGGLHQSPAYVVQPEHEAGIQLAVHPLAARALLGLPAAALAGELVTSGTDVLGGQAAEIRERLCGLDRWEDRFALLADYLRRRAAAEGAGPVRPEVAEAWAWLARHRGTGTVGGLSRHVALSERRLTSVFRAETGLSPKQAARLMRFQHARAAVVRSVAAGAGPDLARVAADTGYYDHSHLVRDFQQYTGASPTRWLAEECRNIQAGAHGTGED; this comes from the coding sequence ATGGGCTCCCAAGAGTTCGTCAGGGCCGTCCCCCGGCTGGACGGCATGGTCGTCTCGGCGGTCGGCTACCGCACCGCCGGACAGCGCCCCGCCCTGCACCGGGGCCTGCCCTCGCCGTATCTGACCGTGATCTTCTCCCTCGACGGACCCATCGCCACCGGCAGCACACCGGACCGGGCGACCGGCGGGGACGCGGTGCGCACCGACATCGTCCTGGGCGGCCTGCACCAGAGCCCCGCCTACGTCGTCCAGCCCGAGCACGAGGCGGGCATCCAGCTCGCCGTGCACCCCCTGGCGGCCCGCGCGCTGCTCGGCCTGCCCGCCGCCGCACTGGCCGGGGAGCTCGTCACCAGCGGCACGGACGTCCTGGGCGGACAGGCCGCGGAGATCCGCGAGCGCCTCTGCGGCCTGGACCGCTGGGAGGACCGCTTCGCCCTCCTCGCCGACTACCTGCGGCGGCGCGCCGCCGCCGAAGGGGCGGGTCCGGTGCGCCCCGAGGTCGCGGAAGCCTGGGCCTGGCTCGCCAGGCACCGGGGCACGGGCACCGTCGGCGGTCTCTCCCGGCACGTCGCGCTCAGCGAGCGCCGTCTCACCTCCGTGTTCCGCGCGGAGACGGGTCTGAGCCCCAAGCAGGCCGCGCGCCTGATGCGCTTCCAGCACGCGAGGGCCGCGGTGGTCCGCTCCGTCGCGGCGGGCGCGGGCCCCGACCTCGCCCGGGTCGCCGCCGACACCGGTTATTACGACCATTCGCACCTGGTCCGCGACTTCCAGCAGTACACGGGGGCGAGCCCGACCCGCTGGCTGGCCGAAGAGTGCCGGAATATCCAAGCCGGGGCGCACGGCACGGGCGAAGACTGA
- a CDS encoding MgtC/SapB family protein — translation MVAAHVGVEPGGQGWLQVGEFGVAFLLSGIIGLEREIRQKAAGLRTYTVVGVGAALFTLVSKYGFTDVLHSGTVSLDPSRMAAQIVSGLGFIGAGVIFVQRGSVQGLTTAATIWLTAAVGSAAAAGLPLLAVLATAAYFLVSYGVRPLAHRLSALRSVPAGYRITYLQRPRLLRDLLEQCEYAGFAVAELRTLSADGSAAGPASPEDERPTEVLIHVVGRGDLGALTVRFADVPGVVACRREDSVDE, via the coding sequence GTGGTGGCGGCGCACGTGGGGGTGGAGCCCGGTGGGCAGGGCTGGTTGCAGGTGGGTGAGTTCGGTGTCGCCTTCCTGCTGTCGGGGATCATCGGGCTGGAGCGCGAGATCCGGCAGAAGGCCGCCGGGCTGCGTACGTACACCGTCGTCGGGGTCGGCGCGGCCCTGTTCACGCTGGTGAGCAAGTACGGCTTCACCGACGTCCTGCACTCCGGGACGGTCTCCCTCGACCCCTCCCGGATGGCCGCGCAGATCGTCTCGGGGCTCGGCTTCATCGGCGCGGGCGTGATCTTCGTGCAGCGGGGCTCGGTCCAGGGGCTCACCACCGCGGCGACGATCTGGCTGACGGCGGCGGTGGGGTCGGCGGCCGCCGCGGGGCTCCCCCTCCTCGCGGTGCTCGCGACCGCCGCCTACTTCCTCGTCTCGTACGGGGTCAGGCCCCTGGCCCACCGGCTGTCCGCCCTGCGGTCCGTTCCCGCCGGGTACCGCATCACCTATCTGCAACGCCCCCGCCTGCTGCGCGACCTCCTCGAACAGTGCGAGTACGCCGGGTTCGCCGTCGCCGAGCTGCGGACCCTCTCCGCGGACGGCAGCGCGGCGGGCCCGGCCTCGCCGGAGGACGAGCGCCCCACCGAGGTGCTCATCCACGTGGTCGGCCGGGGCGATCTCGGCGCCCTGACCGTCCGGTTCGCCGACGTCCCGGGCGTCGTGGCGTGCCGTCGGGAGGATTCCGTCGACGAGTGA
- a CDS encoding FecCD family ABC transporter permease has translation MSAALARQWLLWLAGLAALVLSVAVAVTIGPADISVPDVWAALAAHLGWGEARLTPIRDGIVWNLRMPRTLLAAVCGAGLAVCGAVMQSLLRNPLADPFVLGVSSGASTGAVAVVVLGVGGGVVSVSAGAFVGALCSFALVLLLSHTLGGSTDRVVLSGVAAMQLFSALTSFFVLTAADAETTRGVLFWLLGSLSGVGWTDVWLCAAVLAAALLVCLAHARTLDAFAFGQEAAAALGVRVARTRLVLLCTTALLTAALVSSAGAIGFVGLVLPHAARALVGSGHARLLPVTALAGAVFLVWVDTLARTVLDPQEVPVGVVTSLIGVPAFVVVLYRTRRAT, from the coding sequence ATCTCGGCCGCCCTCGCGCGACAGTGGCTGCTGTGGCTCGCGGGGCTCGCCGCGCTCGTCCTCTCCGTGGCGGTCGCCGTCACCATCGGGCCCGCGGACATCTCCGTGCCCGACGTGTGGGCGGCGCTCGCCGCGCACCTCGGCTGGGGCGAGGCACGGCTCACCCCGATCAGGGACGGCATCGTCTGGAACCTGCGGATGCCGCGCACCCTGCTCGCCGCGGTCTGCGGCGCCGGACTCGCGGTCTGCGGCGCGGTCATGCAGTCCCTGCTCCGCAACCCGCTCGCCGACCCCTTCGTGCTCGGGGTGTCGTCCGGCGCGTCCACCGGGGCGGTCGCGGTCGTCGTGCTCGGCGTGGGCGGGGGAGTGGTGTCGGTCTCGGCGGGCGCCTTCGTCGGAGCGCTCTGCTCCTTCGCCCTGGTACTGCTCCTGAGCCATACGCTGGGCGGCTCGACGGACCGCGTGGTCCTCTCCGGCGTCGCGGCGATGCAGCTCTTCTCGGCGCTGACCTCCTTCTTCGTCCTCACCGCCGCGGACGCGGAGACGACGCGCGGCGTGCTGTTCTGGCTGCTCGGCTCGCTCAGCGGGGTCGGCTGGACGGACGTGTGGCTGTGCGCGGCGGTGCTCGCGGCCGCGCTCCTCGTCTGCCTCGCGCACGCCCGCACCCTGGACGCCTTCGCCTTCGGCCAGGAGGCGGCCGCCGCACTCGGCGTCCGCGTCGCCCGCACCCGCCTGGTCCTGCTCTGCACGACGGCGCTGCTCACCGCGGCGCTGGTGAGCAGCGCGGGCGCGATCGGCTTCGTCGGCCTGGTCCTGCCGCACGCGGCCCGCGCGCTCGTCGGCTCCGGCCACGCCCGCCTCCTGCCGGTCACGGCGCTCGCCGGCGCGGTCTTCCTCGTCTGGGTCGACACCCTGGCCCGCACGGTCCTCGACCCGCAGGAGGTCCCGGTGGGCGTGGTGACGTCGCTGATCGGCGTACCGGCGTTCGTGGTCGTGCTGTACCGGACGAGGAGGGCGACGTGA
- a CDS encoding dienelactone hydrolase family protein, giving the protein MTTITTRTVAYPADGLTMTGHLALPAGTGRVPAVLLGPEGAGLNDVQRRRADALAELGYVALAFDLHGGGHWFTDPQEMLARTTPLLADPDRMREIGHAALDVLRAEPRTDPDRIAAVGYGTGGIIALELGRDGVDLKAIGTVNGLATGRPGETARIRCPVWAGVGSEDPIMSPAHREAFAAEMREAGVDWRLVVYGGAQHAFHHPPVDHEQTVLPGVAHHPLHARRAWRDVVELLAECLPLGD; this is encoded by the coding sequence ATGACGACGATCACCACCCGCACGGTCGCCTACCCGGCCGACGGGCTCACGATGACCGGGCACCTCGCGCTGCCCGCCGGGACCGGCCGCGTGCCCGCGGTCCTGCTCGGTCCCGAAGGCGCGGGCCTCAACGACGTCCAGCGCCGCAGGGCCGACGCCCTCGCCGAACTGGGCTACGTGGCGCTCGCCTTCGACCTCCACGGGGGCGGCCACTGGTTCACCGATCCGCAGGAGATGCTGGCCCGCACCACCCCGCTGCTCGCCGACCCCGACCGCATGCGGGAGATCGGCCACGCGGCACTGGACGTACTGCGCGCCGAACCGCGCACCGACCCCGACCGCATCGCCGCCGTGGGCTACGGCACCGGCGGCATCATCGCGCTGGAACTCGGGCGCGACGGCGTCGACTTGAAGGCCATCGGGACGGTCAACGGCCTGGCCACGGGCCGCCCCGGAGAGACCGCGCGCATCCGCTGCCCCGTGTGGGCCGGGGTCGGCTCCGAGGACCCGATCATGTCCCCGGCCCACCGGGAGGCGTTCGCCGCCGAGATGCGGGAGGCGGGCGTCGACTGGCGCCTGGTGGTCTACGGCGGCGCCCAGCACGCCTTCCACCACCCGCCGGTCGACCACGAGCAGACCGTGCTCCCCGGCGTCGCCCACCACCCGCTGCACGCGCGGCGGGCCTGGCGCGATGTCGTCGAACTGCTCGCCGAGTGCCTGCCGTTGGGGGACTGA
- a CDS encoding DUF3291 domain-containing protein encodes MPHLALYTFGVLKSPLADPTPLTHEFYDIGEAVYRTFSQQPGYLARAEAVDGDRGQLFGADWGAWGEFTVPTWYDKGRTTETTALATTLSLWTDLRLAFDAIYTGIHREALNRRYDWFERTGHANYVFWWVPDGAIPTWQAGVSKLEHLHAHGSAPHAFTFHQAFTPDGTPAGAKDIGIGPKSARAR; translated from the coding sequence ATGCCCCATCTTGCTCTGTACACGTTCGGCGTCCTGAAGTCACCGCTCGCCGACCCCACCCCTCTCACGCACGAGTTCTACGACATCGGTGAGGCCGTCTACCGGACGTTCAGCCAGCAGCCCGGATACCTCGCCCGTGCCGAAGCGGTGGACGGCGACCGGGGCCAGCTCTTCGGGGCGGACTGGGGCGCATGGGGAGAGTTCACCGTACCGACCTGGTACGACAAGGGCCGCACGACGGAAACCACGGCCCTGGCCACGACCCTCTCCCTCTGGACCGATCTGCGCCTCGCCTTCGACGCCATCTACACCGGCATTCACCGTGAGGCACTGAACAGGCGTTACGACTGGTTCGAGAGGACGGGGCACGCGAACTACGTGTTCTGGTGGGTCCCCGACGGCGCGATACCCACATGGCAGGCCGGAGTCTCCAAACTGGAACACCTCCACGCCCACGGCTCCGCACCGCACGCCTTCACGTTCCACCAAGCGTTCACCCCGGACGGAACTCCGGCCGGGGCGAAGGACATCGGCATCGGACCGAAGAGCGCCCGGGCCCGCTGA